A DNA window from Ostrea edulis chromosome 5, xbOstEdul1.1, whole genome shotgun sequence contains the following coding sequences:
- the LOC130055128 gene encoding paired box protein Pax-9-like, translated as MGGAYVNGKALSESVRRQIVEMSQNNIRACDIAKQLKVSHGCVSKLLKKYRNTGSYKAGSTGGSKPKVAVPEVVKMIMGYKDENPTIFAWEIRERLIKERKVTKFNIPSISSINRILRINPSDTTRRSSLGSSSSPSSSESSVSPPILVKRSPVGYSINAILGHQNAPENSEVSSTPIMPQLRKRKFGEIDDGDDILKIAVKSARLIEEDEPPEKTTEKSDSTGCSLPAAPQPPTTDLCKDLGSLLDMLPWVPSQISSFKSNPANQLDDSFASLIGSNKGTLGKDIQENQTAPDEKEQHQLHAVDISKSSVPKIEMFHTSLPAVQPHESSYSQQKSQTSETTVPRPVPSFTCSSGAVPNNRPVPSTPFYPVPSCSQPFITGLPSYSYPSYVPPPYVTNQRSLYPATSFSSDPLASAFHAPISTYTGYPSSSYPYFYQQ; from the exons ATGGGTGGGGCCTATGTTAATGGCAAGGCACTTTCCGAGTCCGTGCGACGACAGATCGTAGAGATGTCCCAGAACAACATTCGTGCTTGCGACATCGCCAAGCAACTCAAAGTTTCACATGGATGTGTCAGCAAGCTGTTGAAGAAATATCGAAACACAGGTTCTTATAAAGCTGGCTCGACAGGTGGATCCAAGCCAAAGGTTGCCGTACCGGAAGTTGTGAAGATGATTATGGGATATAAAGATGAAAATCCCACCATATTTGCCTGGGAGATACGGGAGAGGCTGATTAAAGAGAGAAAGGTTACAAAGTTTAACATCCCAAGCATAAGTTCCATCAACAGGATCTTGCGTATCAATCCATCCGACACAACCCGGCGTTCCTCCTTGGGATCTAGTTCTTCCCCGTCATCATCTGAAAGTTCTGTAAGCCCACCCATCCTTGTCAAGCGCTCCCCCGTTGGTTATAGTATCAATGCTATCTTAGGGCACCAGAATGCACCAGAGAATTCTGAAGTTTCCTCAACACCGATAATGCCTCAACTGCGGAAACGGAAGTTTGGTGAAATTGATGATGGCGATGATATTCTGAAAATTGCAGTTAAATCGGCTCGTCTGATAGAGGAGGATGAACCCCCAGAAAAAACAACAGAGAAATCGGATAGTACCGGATGTTCATTGCCAGCTGCTCCACAACCGCCCACTACTGATCTCTGCAAAGATCTGGGCTCTCTCCTTGATATGCTTCCATGGGTGCCTTCACAAATCTCCTCATTCAAAAGTAATCCTGCGAATCAGTTGGACGACTCCTTTGCTTCTCTCATTGGTTCCAATAAAGGCACATTAGGCAAAGATATCCAGGAAAATCAAACAGCACCTGACGAGAAAGAACAACACCAGTTACATGCGGTGGATATATCAAAGTCAAGCGTTCCAAAGATTGAGATGTTTCACACTTCTCTGCCAGCAGTCCAGCCTCACGAGAGTTCCTACTCTCAGCAGAAGTCACAGACCAGCGAGACAACAGTTCCGAGACCTGTACCATCATTCAC CTGTTCCTCTGGGGCAGTGCCTAACAACCGTCCAGTTCCATCCACACCCTTCTACCCCGTGCCTTCCTGCTCGCAGCCCTTCATCACTGGTCTACCTTCCTACAGTTATCCAAGCTACGTCCCACCACCGTATGTAACAAACCAGAGGAGTCTCTACCCGGCTACCTCTTTCTCTTCGGATCCCCTCGCTTCAGCTTTCCATGCTCCGATCTCGACTTACACGGGATACCCAAGTTCATCTTATCCATATTTTTATCAACAGTAA